Part of the Bacillota bacterium genome is shown below.
CCGGCGGTCTGCGCCTTCGAAGGCGGCCTCGCCCCCGCTAATCCAGGAGGGCAAGCCTAGGGAAAGGACGGTCAGCGCCACGACTCCCAACAGGAGCAACCCGTTTCTCACAAGAAGACTCATACCTGTTTCCCTCCTCCCACAATGAGACCCAGGGTTCTCATCTCCGAGGTACTGTAAGCTAACAGAAGGTTCACCATCATGACGGTAAGAAGTCCCTCGGTCACAGCCAGGGGCACTTGGGTGACCGCGAAGATGCCGGCGAACTTCACCAGGGACAAGATGATCCCGCCCGTGGGGTCAGGGTAGGCCAGAGCCAGCTGAAGGGAGGTAGTGAGGTAGGTGGCGATGTTCCCTGACACCGCCGCCGCAAACACACTCGGCCCGATCCCGAGACCTCCCTTGCGTGCAAGGCGAAAAACCATATAGGTGATGAGAGGGCCCACGACGCCCATGGAAAAAGTGTTCGCTCCTAGCGTGGTGATGCCGCCGTGTGCCAGCAGAAGCGCCTGGAAGAGCAGTACGACTGAACTGGTTAGGGCCATTACTAATGGTCCGAAAAGGATCGTGCCAAGCCCGACTCCGGTAGGGTGGGAGCAGCTGCCCGTCACTGAGGGTAGTTTCAGGGCAGAGAGGGCGAAGGTGAAGGCTATCGCCACCCCGAGGAGAGCCTTGAGTCTCGGCTTCTGCGCCAGACTTCTCTCAACAGAGCGAACCCCCGCCATTACAAACGGCGCTGCCACCGCGCTCCAGGCTATGGCATCCCGGGCAGGTAGGAACCCTTCCATGATGTGCACGTTCATACCCTCCTTTAACGTCTTGCTGCACGCATACAAGGTGGGGAGGTGGGGTCGACCAGTCTCCCCTTCATCGCTGATCCAGAGTCAATACGCGCAAGGCCAAATGACAGTTAGGCCTTCCACCCCTATCAGTTGTGGAAGGCCTCATGTATCAGCCTGTGTACACCGCTCTTTCCATCGAAGGGGTGACGTACACTCCCACACAGGCAGGTCTCCTGGCTTGCGGCTCATCGAGCTACCCGCTCCTTCCCATCCTCTCCAGAGGACAGTGGATTGCGTGCGGGTTCTCTCACCGTTACAGTGGCGGGACCGCTCGGGATTCTCACCCGATTCCCTTTTCACCTCATAATGAGGCTCCTATGCGGCCAGTATTCGGTTTTTGACGGGGAGTACTGCTACTCCCGTTGGCATCATTATACTAGGGCAGGGGGGCTGGCACAAGCCCCAGTTATGACCAGGGTCGTGTCAAAGCGCGGTTGGGTTAGTGGGAATATAGCAATCAGGGAAGGCTGATTGTGACCGAGAGTATGCGTCACCAAGACATACTTGCCAGACGATCCTGGGCTGCATTTAGCGTTGGCGTACGGCGGCATTTGAGGTTGCTCGAATGAACCCACCGGGCCAAGCTAGCGGAAGACTCATCTGGCCGTGGGCCTCGGATCAAGGCCATTGAAAACGGTTGCGGTGTCTACTTCACCCGTGCCAACGACCTCCTTGAAGACCTGCACCAGGCTTAAGCCTACCATCACCTCGAGCGCCGTATGCGGGTCTATCTTACCCCCAAAGTGTTCGGCCTTTGGCCTTGTGACCGGCAAGCCGCCTGCCTTGTTCTCTTTGGTATCCGCCCGTTACGAACGCGGTAGCATCATCCTCACTTCCAACAAGGGCTTCGCGAAATTCGGGGGATGTCTTAGGTGATCCGGTGATCGCCGCCGCCATACTGGATAGGCTACGTCACCATAGTCACGTCATCAACATACGTGGAGAGCTACCGTCTCCGTGAGAAGAAACGTGCAGGCTTCTTCTCCTCCTCTTCCAGACCGGGAGGTGGCTACCCAAATCCAACGTGATTGACTCTACCTCAGGGGGGTGGGTCAATTCCCAATCGGTGCCAAGAAGAGAAAAGAGAAGTGGGGGTGCGGACATTTTCTTGGACTTTTCAGGCGTAGCCTAAGCTCTGCCTGTATTCCATTGGGCTCCTTCCGCCCAGCGATATCTTGATGCGCTTCTCATTGTACCAGTGCAGGTAGCTATCGAGTCTGTCAATGAACTCCTCGATGCTCACTCCAGCCCACGATCTCCCGTAGAAGAGTTCATTCTTCAGCCGTCCGAAGAAGCCTTCGCACGCGGCGTTATCGGGGGAACAACCTTTCTTAGACATTGAGCGGGTGAGCCCAGCCGCTTTCATCCTGTCAATCCAGCCTGGCCAGCGATAGTGGCTGCCGCGGTCGCTATGGATCAGAGGACGGTCATTCTCCGCCAGCGTCGATATCGCGTTATCCAGCATGGAGTTCACCATCCCCGCGTCAGGACTAGTCCCGATACTCCAGCTAACCGCCATGCCGTCAAAGCAGTCAATTATAGGGGACAGGTAAACCTTGCCGGCAGGCAGAGGAAACTCCGTGAGATCGGTGAGCCACTTCGAATTGGGGGCCTGAGCGTGAAAGTCCCGCTCAATGATGTTGGGCACTGCGGGACTGCTCTCGCCCTTGTAAGCGCTATACCTGCGCTTCCTACGACCGACCACGACGAGGTTTTCGTCACGCATGAGGCGGCGCACTACCTTTTCGGACACGGTCTTACCATCTCCGATGAGAACGGCGTGAATCCGCCGGTAACCATATCGTCCGTCCGCCAGAGCGAATGCGGTGCGCTCGCGGAGCTCGGAATACTTATCCGGTATGGATAGGGCAGCGTAATGGTAGAAGTAGCTGCTCTTGGGCATAGAGAGACACCCCAGCAGGTCATTCAGAGGGTATCTCTCCCTCAGGGCGCCGATCGCTGCCGCCTTCTCCCGATTCGTCAGTTTCTTCGGATCGGCGCCCTGGTCTTTTTTTAGGATTTCTGCCGTCACTTCCAAGACGTCTCGTTCGAGTTGGAGTCGGTAGACCTGCTCTTCCAATGCCTCTAACTGTCCCTTGAGCGACTCCACCTTGGCCAACAATGCGTCCCTGTCGTCCCTGGTTTTGTGTTTTCCCCGTTTTGGCCTGCTCACTGGGCGCTCCTTCCCGAGCAGATCGTACTTCCATTGATACAGGGCCGTGCGACTGACGCCATACTGCCCAGCAACTTCTCGGGCTGGGCCGTCTTTGGAACACAAGTCCAGAACGGCTGCTTGTTTCTGCTCACGCGAGAATTCTACCTTGGGCTGAAGTGACCTTTTGGAGCGCAGTCCGCGCCTGTCCGGCACCGCCTCATCTAGCCATTGCCTGAGCGTTTCCCGGTTCGGGTAGCCCAAGGCCTGGATGCTCCGGCGTAAACTCCGGCCGTGTTCCAGGTAGTAATCTACCGCTGCCTGTTTCTGCTCGTTCGAGTACTTCGGTGGGCGACCGCGATATCCGTCATGAAGCGCGCCGGTGGCATTGTACTCCCTGACCCAATGTTTCAGCGTGTTCTTCGTAGGATAACCCAATTCCCGGCGAACCGCGGCCGAGTGGCCGCCATACTTGAGGTAGAGACTGACCGCCCTCATCCGGTCTTCCAGTGTGTACACGGACATCCTCCTGTCTCATTTTGAGTCCAGGTTTTTGTCCGCATCTCCAGTTTGGGTCAAATGTAAGTCGCCTTTGACACCCTCTATATAGGGATTTGGTATCGATACCTATAACTCATGGTTACACTAACTGGAAATTACTCCAGTGACTCTACTCTTCTACTCCCCGCCTCACTCTCTACCAGCGGCAATCTCCTGAGTCTTTCAGGTCGAACTACTTAGAAAAGATACATGAACGGTACCGCAAGACCCAGAGTCAATCAGCCAAAACTGCCATCATCGACGAAGTAGTGAGTGTGTTTGACCATCACAGAAAATGCGCTATTCGAGCACTTAACGGGATGCTCCTGGCAAGAAGCCTCCCGTTAAGTCCACAGGCAGGTTAAGTATCTTGAGTCTCTCCCTGGCATCCAGTTAGTCTGGGAAGCTTTGGACTATCCATGTGCCGAAAGACTCCATCCGGTTTCTTTCGGAAACCGCTGAGATACTGGCATCTCATGGTCAGATCCACCTTACAACAAGTGTTTGCCGGCAACTTGCCCAGATTAGTTGTTCCACTCTGGCAAGGCGTACATCGAGGTGGGATTGCCCGAAATTCCATCATACCCTTCACAAGAGATCCAAGTCGTCTCCAATGTCCCAACTACCACTGGGGCGCTATGATTGGGACGAAACACGCCCCGGCGCTCTAGAAGTAGATCTTGTGGAACACGACGGCGGCCCCTTTAATATAGAGAACGCCCTAAACTCTGGCGTAACAGGGGTTTCCGCCGATTAGGAACTCACGGTCCTACTGGAATTACAGTACTTTGGCCTCATTAAGGGAAACAGGATTACGTCTCTTATTGAGGGACTGTCCGTGAAAAGCATCACTATACGGTCAATGCCCATGCCCAGACCGCCTGTGGGCGCCATACCATACTCCAAGGCCATCACGTAGTCCTCATCCATGGGATGAGCTTCGTCATCCCCCTTAGCCCTCTCCGCAACCTGATCGATGAACCGTTGTCTCTGATCGTCCGGATCATTCAGCTCGGTGAAGGCGTTGGCAATCTCCCTCCCGGCCACGAAACCCTCAAACCTGTAAGTAAGGCTGGGATCCTCGGTCTTCCTCTTGGCCAGTGGCGAAACCTCCACAGGGTAGTCTATGAGGAACGCCGGTTGGATGAGTCTTGGCTCGACGTAGGTCTCCAAGAGTTTGTCCATAACTGTGCCACGGGTGGGCGGCTTCTCCATCTTTAGGCCCAACCTGTCCGCAACCGCTTTGGCCTCGGAGTCTGTGTTGACATCCCCCAGGTCCACCCCGGAGTGATTCCTGATCGCCTCCAACAAGGGAATGCGAGGCCACGGTGGCGCAAGCTCGATCTCTTGCCCCTGGTATTGGATCTTAGTGATACCCAGCGCCTCCCGGGCAGCCTGAGATACAATCTCCTCTGTTATTACCATCATGTCTTCGTAGTCGGCATTTGCCTGGTATAGCTCCAGGCTTGTGAACTCGGGGTTGTGCTTTGTCGACATACCCTCATTCCGGAATATGCGACCGATCTCATATACCTTTTCAAAGCCCCCCACGATGCAGCGTTTCAGGTGGAGTTCTGTGGCTATGCGCAGCTGGAGGTCCAGATTAAGGGTGTTGTGGTGGGTTAGAAACGGGCGGGCCGCCGCACCCCCAGCCACTCCCTGCAGAATGGGTGTCTCCACCTCATAGAAGCCCCGCTCATCAAGCCACCGCCTGATGGCCCTTATTACCTTGCTGCGGATCACGAAGGTCTCGGGCACCTTAGGAGTGACGATGAGGTCCACGTACCGCTGCCTGTAGCGAATGTCCACGTCCTTCAACCCGTGCCACTTGTCCGGCAAGGGCCTTAGGGCTTTGGTCAAGAGGCGGAAGTCATGGACTTCAACGGTGATCTCGCCCCGCCTGGTGCGAAAGACGGTCCCCGTGACCCCTATGATGTCGCCAACATCAAGCAGGCTGAAGAGTTCATAGTCATCCCCCAGGACGTCCAGGCGCGCGTAGACCTGGATCTGCCCGCTCATGTCCTGGATGTGAGCAAATGTTGCCTTGCCGTGGACTCGGACGGTCATGAGACGACCGGAAATGCTTACCGTTTTGCCCTGGAGAGATTCAAAATCCCCAAGCACGTCCGTGGCTCTGTGTGTGAACGCGAACTTGGGGCCGTAGGGATCGACATTCCGGGAGCGAAGCAACTGCAGTTTCTCTCTGCGAGCCGTGACAGCCTTGCTGAATTCTACATCGTGCTCGTGGTCCACAAGTGCACCTCCAGCCTCAGCCCTCTCTCGGGTTGATAGAGACTATCTCATACTTCAGAATGCCCACTGGCACCTTGACCTCAACTATGTCACCAACTCGGCTGTTGAGGAGTGCCTTGCCCACAGGGGACTCGTTGGAGATCCTGTTCTTGCCTGGATCGGCCTCGGTAGACCCAACCAGGACGTACTCTACCTCTTCGCCCGACTCTGGGTTCCTGAGGCGCACCCGTGAACCGATGCAGACCTGGGTCACGTCATAGTCGCATTCTTCAACCAGCCGTGCGTTCCGGAGGATCTTCTCAAGAGTAAGGATCCTGCCTTCCACGAAGGCCTGCTCGTTCTTTGCGTCCTCATATTCGGAGTTCTCGTTGATGTCTCCGAACTGCCTGGCAAACTTAATCCTCTCGGCAATCTCCCTGCGCCTCACGGTTTTTAGGTATCCCAGTTCCTCCTCCAGCTTCTGAAGCCCCGCATGGGTGAGGATGACTTCTTTCTCTACCATTCACTGCTCCGCTCCCTTACCAGTGTTTTGGTGAATGTCCAAAGCCAATAAATGACCTAAAGCCAATATATGTGAGGCAGGATTCGCCTATTCAAAGCGCCAGTGCATACGGCAAACCAAAAAGTGCCAGGCTTGTGCACCTTGACACTTCATCAGCCCTGGAAAAGATCTACGTCCCTAAGTCCTATAGTATTAACAAGTATAGCACTATCCGGCGAAATGCCTGGCAGTGCTTGAGCTGTCACTTCATTGGACCGGATACCTATTAGTACCAGTTCCCAGATTTTCGCAACACATATTATACTGGCAGGCACAAGCTCTGTCAAGGAATCGTCCGATTTTCCGATTTTTGTGTGGTCTCCGCAGGCTCACCTGAGGCCGATCTGCCACTTCCCCGGCAAAGCCCGTGAGGTCTTTAGACATCCACATCAATGGTCTCAAATATCCGGTCTATCCTCTCTCTTTCCAGGAGCACCCGGCCACTGTGGGGGTCAACCGCCTGGATAGCACCGTTCACAGCCCTGGTGACTATGGCTCCCGCGGCATGGGGGTTACCCTTAAGGTTGGGGGCATCCAGAAGGCCGACCTTCACGGCCCGGGCCAGGATCAGTGGATCACACAAGGCATCCTCTACCCCGTGCCCTCCCAGCGTCCTGACGGCATCCATGAGAACGCTGACCTCTGCTACCAGTTCCTTCTTCCTGCGGTCTATCACAGGGTCCAGGGTGATGTTGGGTAGGCCTCCGAGACTCCTGACAATGACCTGCCGCGCCAGAGTACAGCTCTCAATTACCTCGTCAGCCGTGGCAGCGTGGTCTGCCTCGCAGTAGGCCACCACGTGCACGATGTCAGGCTTCAGGAACATCTGGAGGTAGATGGAGGAACCCAGTTGCCCCCGGGCCTGTGCGATATCCACCGGGAAGCTGAGGAGCCCAGAGCGGGTTTGCTTGTAGACGCGGAAGTCTTTGTCAGCAAGTGATCCAACTAGATCCATCTTAGCAAGCATCTTCGCCAGGTCCATCCGATCGCTCATCTGGGGCGGTGTATGGAGCATGTAGGCGCCGATGAAATCCTTAACTCCCATCTTCTTCGCTATATACGCTGCAATGTATGCAGTGGCCACCGCTACGGTGTCATGGCACCCCCGGAGCTCCCAGTGGTGTGATTCGTTGGCCTCCACCGGGATATTACGATGCCCGTGCCACCTCATCAGCTGCATGTGTTCCCGTATGGATTCCTCCACCGACATGGGACCCCGTTCGTCCAGGGCATTAAACCAGAATACCGATGTGGCACACCATGTGTTGCTGATGGTTCTTTCAAGCATTTCGGCATAACGGATCAATTCATCTGTGCCCGAGTAGGACCTCATTAACGGGTAGTTGCCTGCCCTGGAGGCCTCGTATAGCCTTACTAGGTCCTTCTCGGTACGCACAGGAACCCCACCCGCACCCTTCCGCGTTGGGTCACAGCGCTCGGGATGAAAGAAGTTTTCCTGGGCATCCTGGTCCGGTCCCAGGGAGATCACATCCAGCACCTTAGCCCGGGCAATCTTTTGTATGCCCTCCACTGTAGGTTCTATATCTTGGGCCGGAACACCGAAGTGGTGCCTTATCAAAGGAAAGGGAGCCTTTTGCCTCAAGCGCTCCACCATTGTGTGGGCGTAGCTGGCTTCATCCTTAGCCACCATGGGCCTGCCCTTCAAGAAACCCATTATGTCCTCAACAGGCTCCTCGCCAGTGAAGACAGCGTCAAAGAACCCCAGCGCTTTGGCCTTTTCCGCCACAGGCTTGGTGCCGCCGAAACAGAACTTCCTGCCACGGGACAAACCTGCCTCTTCCAGCGCATGCCGGAACCCCGTCAAGAGCTTCTCAGCCACCTCCGGAGTAAGCCGGTAGCTTACCGCTACTACATCCGGGTTGGTCTCTCGGATGGCTCCGATGAAATCCCTTACCGGAGTGGCAGGCCCTAGGAATTCTGTATGGTGCCCTGCCTCTTCAGCCAGCCGGAGGAAGTTTAGCACTCCAGCCACATGCACGCACTCCCCCAGCGCGCCTGCGAGGATCCTGGTCATGTAATTCCCCCCAGTTACGGGGCGCTTTGCCCCTCCTCCACGAATTCTACCACATGGTCCACTCCCATATCAGCCAATCCCAGGTTGTTGGCGGTCCTGCCAGACTCCCACATGTCCTGGCCGAGTAGGAATCCGGCAAGGTCTGCCACACACCTCGAGGCGGGTGTGGGTACCCCCGCTAGCTCGCCCAGGCTCACCATGGGCACCAGTCCCGTGGGAACATCCTCCCACAGGTACCGAATATCGAGGCTGTCAGGAGCGTCAATCCGCTTATATACCTCGTTAGCGTTCATCATTCGGTAGAGGCTGTCCTTCTGGACACCGTAGGCGTCAATCAGCCATTCGCTGGCTGATTCCACCTGGACCCCAAGGCGCTTGGCGACAGCCAGTCGTTCAGTATCGATAGCCTCGATAAGGCGTCCCACGGCTGGAGTCACCCCGTCAGAATAGAACTTGAAGGCCTCCTTGGCATCCAACCTTGCTGCATTGAGGCAGGTGATGGCTGGGTGGAAGACCGCCCCTATGTTCATCAGGCTGGTCTCCAGAACGTTCTTAGCCGGAATGAACTGGGGGAAGGCCTGGTTCAGTATCTCCAGGACCTCCGGGGTATGCCTTGCGGGCAGAGCTGCCACCGGCACTATCTTCTTTACACCCTTAATGGATACGGTGCCCGGGGAAGTCACCCTGCACGCATATAGCAGGGACTGGGCCTCCGCTACCAGCACCCGCGCCCTGCATTGCTCCCTACGTAGGACAGCGGCAAACTCTAGGGCTCCACCTGTGCGCCCCGGATGCAGCACTATCACCTGCCCGTCCACCAGGTGAGGGGCGAGACGAGTAGCTAGAAAGGCATGGGCTGTGGCAGGAACCACTACCATGATTAGCACAGCACCCTCTATAGCCTCGGCGGGATCGAGAGTAGCCAGGGACACCGGCCCGAAGCCTTCGATTGCATCAGTGACCTGGATCCCGCCGTGCCTTCGTACCGCCTCCAACCTTGGGAGAGACCGGTTCAGCATCTTCACCTCATACCCCATGATGCCAAGATGAGCAGCGAAGGCAGCTCCTCCGTTTCCAGCGCCCACCACCGTAACAGGGAGTTGTGCCATTCCTCTCCCTCCCTCAGAGCATCAGTAGGATCAATGCTGGTAAGCCATCATACCTCCACCAGATATCTCCGGAGAATCCTTAAGGCCCTGTCGCTATCCACCTCGTCCAGCAATCCTACAGCCCACAACACGTATGAGCGGTCAACGAAGAGGCGTGGGGTCTTCGGGCGCAGGGCCAGGGGATCACTGTCATGGTAGAGGGCTTCTTCCAGTATGACCCTGGGCTCCTCCGAGTGGGCGAAGATGCCCCCCGTTCCAAGAACCTTGTTGACATGGGTCAGGTCCTTGCCCTTCTGCAGGTAGAACACCCCTGCGGGCGTGGATATTTCCTTGAGCCTTCCCACATGCCTGAACACCGCTTGTTTGACCGCA
Proteins encoded:
- a CDS encoding energy-coupling factor ABC transporter permease, whose protein sequence is MEGFLPARDAIAWSAVAAPFVMAGVRSVERSLAQKPRLKALLGVAIAFTFALSALKLPSVTGSCSHPTGVGLGTILFGPLVMALTSSVVLLFQALLLAHGGITTLGANTFSMGVVGPLITYMVFRLARKGGLGIGPSVFAAAVSGNIATYLTTSLQLALAYPDPTGGIILSLVKFAGIFAVTQVPLAVTEGLLTVMMVNLLLAYSTSEMRTLGLIVGGGKQV
- a CDS encoding IS3 family transposase; translation: MYTLEDRMRAVSLYLKYGGHSAAVRRELGYPTKNTLKHWVREYNATGALHDGYRGRPPKYSNEQKQAAVDYYLEHGRSLRRSIQALGYPNRETLRQWLDEAVPDRRGLRSKRSLQPKVEFSREQKQAAVLDLCSKDGPAREVAGQYGVSRTALYQWKYDLLGKERPVSRPKRGKHKTRDDRDALLAKVESLKGQLEALEEQVYRLQLERDVLEVTAEILKKDQGADPKKLTNREKAAAIGALRERYPLNDLLGCLSMPKSSYFYHYAALSIPDKYSELRERTAFALADGRYGYRRIHAVLIGDGKTVSEKVVRRLMRDENLVVVGRRKRRYSAYKGESSPAVPNIIERDFHAQAPNSKWLTDLTEFPLPAGKVYLSPIIDCFDGMAVSWSIGTSPDAGMVNSMLDNAISTLAENDRPLIHSDRGSHYRWPGWIDRMKAAGLTRSMSKKGCSPDNAACEGFFGRLKNELFYGRSWAGVSIEEFIDRLDSYLHWYNEKRIKISLGGRSPMEYRQSLGYA
- the lysS gene encoding lysine--tRNA ligase codes for the protein MDHEHDVEFSKAVTARREKLQLLRSRNVDPYGPKFAFTHRATDVLGDFESLQGKTVSISGRLMTVRVHGKATFAHIQDMSGQIQVYARLDVLGDDYELFSLLDVGDIIGVTGTVFRTRRGEITVEVHDFRLLTKALRPLPDKWHGLKDVDIRYRQRYVDLIVTPKVPETFVIRSKVIRAIRRWLDERGFYEVETPILQGVAGGAAARPFLTHHNTLNLDLQLRIATELHLKRCIVGGFEKVYEIGRIFRNEGMSTKHNPEFTSLELYQANADYEDMMVITEEIVSQAAREALGITKIQYQGQEIELAPPWPRIPLLEAIRNHSGVDLGDVNTDSEAKAVADRLGLKMEKPPTRGTVMDKLLETYVEPRLIQPAFLIDYPVEVSPLAKRKTEDPSLTYRFEGFVAGREIANAFTELNDPDDQRQRFIDQVAERAKGDDEAHPMDEDYVMALEYGMAPTGGLGMGIDRIVMLFTDSPSIRDVILFPLMRPKYCNSSRTVSS
- the greA gene encoding transcription elongation factor GreA, producing the protein MVEKEVILTHAGLQKLEEELGYLKTVRRREIAERIKFARQFGDINENSEYEDAKNEQAFVEGRILTLEKILRNARLVEECDYDVTQVCIGSRVRLRNPESGEEVEYVLVGSTEADPGKNRISNESPVGKALLNSRVGDIVEVKVPVGILKYEIVSINPREG
- a CDS encoding cobalamin-dependent protein (Presence of a B(12) (cobalamin)-binding domain implies dependence on cobalamin itself, in one of its several forms, or in some unusual lineages, dependence on a cobalamin-like analog.), with amino-acid sequence MTRILAGALGECVHVAGVLNFLRLAEEAGHHTEFLGPATPVRDFIGAIRETNPDVVAVSYRLTPEVAEKLLTGFRHALEEAGLSRGRKFCFGGTKPVAEKAKALGFFDAVFTGEEPVEDIMGFLKGRPMVAKDEASYAHTMVERLRQKAPFPLIRHHFGVPAQDIEPTVEGIQKIARAKVLDVISLGPDQDAQENFFHPERCDPTRKGAGGVPVRTEKDLVRLYEASRAGNYPLMRSYSGTDELIRYAEMLERTISNTWCATSVFWFNALDERGPMSVEESIREHMQLMRWHGHRNIPVEANESHHWELRGCHDTVAVATAYIAAYIAKKMGVKDFIGAYMLHTPPQMSDRMDLAKMLAKMDLVGSLADKDFRVYKQTRSGLLSFPVDIAQARGQLGSSIYLQMFLKPDIVHVVAYCEADHAATADEVIESCTLARQVIVRSLGGLPNITLDPVIDRRKKELVAEVSVLMDAVRTLGGHGVEDALCDPLILARAVKVGLLDAPNLKGNPHAAGAIVTRAVNGAIQAVDPHSGRVLLERERIDRIFETIDVDV
- a CDS encoding NAD/NADP octopine/nopaline dehydrogenase family protein; the protein is MAQLPVTVVGAGNGGAAFAAHLGIMGYEVKMLNRSLPRLEAVRRHGGIQVTDAIEGFGPVSLATLDPAEAIEGAVLIMVVVPATAHAFLATRLAPHLVDGQVIVLHPGRTGGALEFAAVLRREQCRARVLVAEAQSLLYACRVTSPGTVSIKGVKKIVPVAALPARHTPEVLEILNQAFPQFIPAKNVLETSLMNIGAVFHPAITCLNAARLDAKEAFKFYSDGVTPAVGRLIEAIDTERLAVAKRLGVQVESASEWLIDAYGVQKDSLYRMMNANEVYKRIDAPDSLDIRYLWEDVPTGLVPMVSLGELAGVPTPASRCVADLAGFLLGQDMWESGRTANNLGLADMGVDHVVEFVEEGQSAP